The Campylobacter sp. CN_NE2 region TTTTCGCAGGTGCGCCTACTTCACTGTTTTTTTTTACGCTTCCGCCATTACCTAGTTTTTTATTGATTTCGTTGATTTGAGATTTTAGCCAAGCTATATCTTTTTTCATCTGATCTAGTTCGCTACTGCCACGAGCTTTGCCGCTTGTTCTAATCTCTAAATCTGCCACCCTATTTTCAAGTTTTGAAATTTGAGCATTTGTGCCTTCTAAGACAGTTCTAAGACCTTCGACATTTTCTTTTGTGTCATCAAGATTCATTTGAATACTATCTGCTTGTTGTCTATTTTTTAGCAAAAACTGCTCGTTTTCTGTTAGACCATAAGGATTTTCAGAATTTACATTTCCGGCATCGAAAACCGAAACTTCGGCATTTAAAAAAGTTGCGACACCAAAAAGCGCCGCAACTATAAATTTTTTATTAATCAAATTAGAACCCAACTTTGAATTCGTCGCGTCTATTTTGAGCGTCGCACTCTTTTGTTTTGCTTGTGCAAACAAGGTTGCTTTCGCCATAGCTTACAACAGAAATTCTATCTGCACTTACGCCTTGTTTAACCAAAGCATCTTTTGCAGCTTTTGCTCTTTTTAGACCAAGAGCGTAGTTGTATTGATCGCTACCCCACTCGTCGCAGTTACCTTCAACTTTGATTGTCAAAGCTTCTGCGCCTGCTTGGTTGAATAATGCAGCGTTGTTGTTGATTGAACCTTGTTGATCAGCTCTAATGTTAAATTTGTCATAATCAAAATAAACATTGCTAACTTCGCTTTGAATTCTTGAAGCTAGATCGCCACCCATTGATGAATCACCCATATTTTCTGGGTTCTTTTTAGAACAACCGCTCAAAAGTAGAGCAGCAACTGCAACTGATGTTAAAACTAAATGTTTCATTTTTCCACCTTCCAAATAAGATTTTTTGCATTATAGCATAAAAAATTTGATTTTTTACCAATCAAGTGATTGAATTTGACCGATTTTTAACGGAAATTGAAAACTTCTGTTCTCATTTACCCTTATAATGCCGACTGCACTACCGCTTTTTATAAACATTATAGTTCCGCCGTCATGAGAAAATCTAGGAAACATATTTTTTCCGTCTGCTGTGAGTTGGCGAACTAAATCTGTTTGCGTTGAAATCATATAGATATTAAAGCTTCCGCCGCCGTCACGGCTAGAATAAGCTATATAACTTCCGTTTGTCGTAATCGAGTTATTATTTTTTCCTTGAAATACCATTTGCTCGACATTACCGCCACCAAGACTTTGAGCGAAAATATTTGGATAACCAAGTCTATCGCTTACAAAAACCACTCTGCTATCGTTATCCACAAAATTTCCATTTACATCAATGCCAGGATAATCTGTAACTTGCTTCATATTGCCACTTGCTAAGTCATAAAGAAAAATGTCAGGCTGATCTTTTGGCGCATTTGTGATAAGAAGTTTTCGTCCGTCGCTACTAACATCACTTGCTATCGTCATGCCTTGTCCTGTTAGAATTTTGGTTTTTGCACCGCTAGAAAGATTATATTTAAAAATCGCAGGAGTATTTTTATTTACATAATATGTATAGAAAAACTCGGTTTGATTTTTATTTGCCCATTTTGGGAAAATGTTTAGACCACCGCTAACTACGACTTTTTGATAAGTTAAAGTATAATCAGCAACTAAAATTTCGCTTTGTTTTGTCGAAGTATAGCGAGAAAGCAAAATCATCTGTCTCATCCAATCGACATTTGAATAGCCCAAATTTTTAACGATTTCAGAAACTGCCATGTGTGCTAAAAACGGATATGTTTCGCCGTTTGCTATGCTAAATTCGTTCTCATAAACTACTTTGCCGTTACTTGCGTCTAAAACTTTGGCTTTTAAATTCATAGGTGAGCCCTGAGCGCTAACTGCATAGCGAACGATCAAAGCAGGAGCGCCGCTTATACCTAAATTTGTAGTATAATCGCCGTCATAAGAGCTTTCTAAATAATCATCGCTTACTTCAAAAACAGCACCGACTTTTAAATCTCCAACCATAAGTTTAAAAAATTTGTTGTTAAATTCAGAATTTGGCAACTCCGAAGCGTTTTGCACTACGATTTTTGGCAAATTCATAGCACCGTCATTTGTTAATGTCATTGTTGCATCAATAGCAAACAAATTTATACAAAAAATAAAAATTAAAAAAAGTTTTTTCATTTTTGCTCCTTTATTTTTTTGGTGTTATTGTAATTGATGTTATATTTAAAATTTCATTTCCAGGTGGTTTTGGAAATTCTCTACTTTCTAAACTATAAACAAAATCTCTAAGTTTTTGGTTATATTCAGAATTATAAGTAAGTTCTAAAATTTCATATTCCACAACTTTTCCATTTCTATCAATTTTTAAACTTATTTTAGCAACTTCATTTGATTTTGGATTATACGAAGTCCAAATTTGTTGTAAAATTTTGTTTATTTGACCTATATAAGCATTATATTGCCCTGTCATCTGTGATTTGCCTGATTTTTTATCATCTTTTTGAACGGCATTTTTAGAACCGCTTTCTTGTTTTTCTTCTTTTTTTTCTGTGCTTTCTTGAAGTTTTTTATTATCTTTTGTGGTATCGGCAAAAAGATCGTTTAAATTTGGTTTTGGTTCAGGCTTTGGCTCTTCAACCGGTTTTGGCTCTTCAATCGGAGTTTCAACAGGTTTTGATTCAGGCAGTGGCTCAGGCTTTGGCTCTTCTGTTTTTTCTATCTCTTTTGGTTTTTCTTCAACTTGTGGCTGGACAGGAACTTCTTTGGCTAAATCAGGTGCTTTTGGCGCACTATCGTCAATCTCCCAATCCACAATAATATCCATATAAGCATTTGGATCGTCTGTGTATTTTAGTGCTAGTTCGTGGTCTCTTATAGCATTAAAAAGCAGGAAAAATCCAGCCAAAAAATAGATACAAAGCGAAATCAAAAACGAAGTGAAATTGTCGTATTTCACGCCGACATACGAACTACTTCGCAAAGCCTATCCGTTCGTTTGAAGTGCTACTTTTAAATAACCAGTTTGTTTTAAAGTTTTTAAAACAAACATAACATCATCATAAAGTAGCTTTTTATCGGCTTGGATAAAAACGGGCTTATCCTTGTCGTATTTGCCTGAATTTGCTAATAAAAGTAGATTATCGGCAAATTCGACAAAATTCATTTTACTTTGATCGATATGAATTTGCTTATCTTCGGTTATACGAACTATCATAAGCTCTTTTGTGGTTTGCGAAGTTTGCGTTTTTGAACCGTCAGGAAGCTGAATTTTCTCTTCATAGATTATCGCAGGGGTTGCAACCATTAAAATAGCAAGTAACACAAGCATAATATCAACCAAAGGCGTGATATTTAGCTCAGGTTTTTCATCATAATCAAACATTTGATTTTGTTTCCGCTTTTAAATTTGATACGCTATCGCCTGTTATGTGAAGCAAAATATCACCTGTGCGCCTAATAATACTCATAAGCTCATACGATTTTCTTTTTATAAGTAAGTGAAATGTATAAGCAGGGATTGCAACGAAAATTCCGGCTCCCGTAGCAACCAAAGCTTCGCTAATGGCTGGTGCAATCGTAGCGATACTAGCGTTTCCTGCACCCATTTTGGAAAAAGTATCAAGTATGCTAACAACCGTTCCAAAAAGCCCTATAAAAGGCGAAGTTGAAGCGATGATAGAGAGCCAAGTTAGCCCACTTGTAGAATCTCGCTCGGACATACTTAGCGAAACTGCTAGTTTTTCTTTTGTGATTTTACCACTTGCTACTTTTTTCAAAACAGAATTTGTATTTGAAATTCTCGCCCCCATAAGCAGAGATTCAAGGGCTTTTTCTTCTTTTTTATACCAAGAAGAAAGCCCTACAAACCTAGAAATCAAAATCGTAAAAGTCAATATGAAATAAAAAGATAACCAAGAAAGCACAAATATCGTAATAAATGTGCTTCTTGAAAAATAACTAAGAATAATATCAATCATACTCTATTTTTGCCTTGCGTGATCATCGATTTTGGCGATAGTTGCGGCATAAGCAGATGTTTCACTACTCATAGAAGCTACTAAATCTTTTGCTTTTTGAAGTGATTTTGCAATAGCACCTTCGCTATCGCCGCCTACGACGACAGCGCCGTCTGCTAAAACGGTTGTTTTTTCTTCATCAACTTTCAAATAGCCCCAGTTTATCGCTACTAATTCTTTTTTATCGTTTAAATTTACTATTTCAATTACACCAGATCTTAAAAGCGTTACAAGTGCTGCGTGGCGTGGTAAAACGCCTAGTTCGCCTTCGCTTCCGGGTAGTTGAACAGATTTAACTTCGCCCGAGAAAACTCTTCCCTCAGGCGTAACGATTTCTAAAAATAATTTTTCCATTATTTTTTCCTTTTAAGCCTTCATTTTTTCGGCTTTTGCCACTACCTCGTCAATATTTCCTACCATATAGAAAGCATTTTCAGGTAAATCATCATATTTACCCTCTAAAATTCCTTTAAATCCTGCGATAGTTTCTTCAAGGCTGATATATTTGCCCGGGCTTCCTGTGAAAACTTCGGCAACAAAGAAAGGTTGTGAAAGGTATTTTTCAACTTTTCTAGCTCGTTCAACCACAAGTTTATCTTCTTCGCTAAGCTCGTCCATACCTAAAATCGCGATAATATCTTGCAAATCTTTATATTTTTGAAGAACAGCTTGAACACCACGAGCTACTTTATAATGCTCTTCGCCGATGATTTGAGGATCAAGCATTCTTGAAGTTGAATCAAGCGGATCAACCGCAGGGTAAATTCCTTTTTCTGCAATCGCTCTGTTTAGAACGGTTGTCGCATCAAGGTGAGCAAAAACCGTTGCAGGAGCAGGGTCAGTTAAGTCATCAGCCGGAACATAAACAGCTTGAACTGATGTAATTGAGCCTTTTTTAGTCGATGTAATTCTCTCTTGCAATTTACCCATTTCGCTAGCCAAAGTCGGTTGGTAACCAACGGCACTTGGAATTCGTCCTAGAAGTGCTGACATCTCTGAACCTGATTGAGAAAATCTAAAAATGTTATCGATAAACATCAAAACATCTAATCCTAGCTCATCACGGAAATACTCAGCCATTGTAAGACCTGTCAAAGCAATTCTATTTCTTGCTCCTGGTGGTTCGTTCATTTGACCATAGGTTAAGGCAACTTTATCCAAAACGCCCGATTCCTTCATTTCGTTATAAAGGTCGTTTCCCTCTCTTGTTCGTTCGCCAACGCCCGCAAATACAGAGTAACCGCTGTGTTTGAAAGCAACATTGTGGATTAGCTCCATAATAATAACGGTTTTACCAACCCCGGCACCGCCAAATAAACCTACTTTTCCACCTTTTGCGTAAGGAGCTAGCAAATCAACGACTTTAATACCTGTTTCAAAAATTTCGCTTTTTGTGCTTTGATTTTCGAAGCTTGGCGGATCTCTGTGGATTGACCAGCGAGTTTCGAAATTTTCTTCTTCGCCTTCGTCGATCAAATCGCCTGTAACATTGAAAATTCTGCCCAAAACTTTTTCGCCAACAGGAACGCTAATAGGAGCACCAAGTGCAACTACTTCTAAGCCTCTTGTCAAACCATCGCTCATATCCATAGCAATCGTTCTAACGCGGTTATCGCCAAGATGACCTGCGACTTCTAGCACAAGTCGTCTAGCATCGCCTTCGACATCAAATTTAACTTCTAGGGCTTCGTTGATTTGTGGCAAATAATCTTTAAAATCCACATCAACAACAGGACCCATTACTTGTGAAATTATTCCTTTCATCTATTTTCCTTTCACTTATTTCTTTACTTCATTGATTCAACGCCACTGATGATTTCTATAAGCTCAGTGGTAATAGAACTTTGTCTTGCTTTGTTATACTCTAAATTTAGCTGTCTAACGCGCTCTTTTGCGTTGTTTGTCGCATTTTCCATAGCGTTCATTCTAGCACTATGTTCGGCAGCTAGTGAATCTATCAAAGAGTAATACATGCTGTATTCTAAATACTTTTTGACAAGTTCATCTAATAATGCTTTTGCATTTTCATCAGGTTCAAATTCAACAGCAGAACCTAAATTTGCTAAATGCTTTTCATCAACAACAGGCGGTTCAATTGGAACTACATCGCTAACACGAATTTCTTGCGAAATCATATTTTTATATCCATTATGAACCAAAATAACTTTATCGGTTTCACCGGCTAAAAAGCTATCAACGGCCGATTTGATAATATTTTGTGCTTTTTCATAGGTAGGAGATGAGCTAACGCCGACATGCTTTTCTAAAAGCTCCATACCTTGAAAATTAAAGTATTCGATACCTTTTTTGCCTACGCCACGCAAACGAATTTTAATTCCTTTGCTTTTATAAGTTTCAATCAAACTTTTTATTTTTTTGATTGTGTGAATATTAAATCCGCCACAAAGCCCCTTGTCGGCAGTAACAAAAATAATATCAACTATTTTTGGCTCTTTTTTTGTATCGAAAATTTTACTATTTTGCACATCTGAGATATTATCAGAAATTTTAGCCGCAATCTCACTTAAAACCTCATTGATTTTAATCGCATAAGCGCTTGATTGAACAGCTGCGTCTTTTGCTTTTTTAAGCTTTACATTAGACACAAGCTTCATCGCTTTTGTGGTTTTTTCAGTGTTTTTGACGCTTTTAATTTTTAACTTAATATCTTTCAAATTTGCCATAATTTAGCCTTACTGCGCTGAAAATGTCGCTTTAAAGTCATTTAATGCTTTTGCTAAACTTTCTTCTATATCTTTTTCCAAAGATTTTTTGGTTCTGATTTGTTCGAAAATTTCAGGATATTTAGCTTCGATAAACGGATAAAGTTCAGCTTCAAATTTACCGATTGCGCTTGGTGCAACATCGTCCAAATAACCTTTGCTACCTGCAAAAATGATAACAATTTGATTTTCAACAGGAAGTGGGCTATAAGGTGGTTGTTTTAGAACTTCAACCATTCTTTGACCACGGTCTAGTTGTTTTCTACTGCTTTCGTCCAAATCACTTGCAAATTGAGCAAATGCTTGAAGTTCGCGGTATTGAGCAAGGTCAAGGCGAAGTGTGCCTGAAACTTTTTTAATAGCTTTGATTTGTGCTGAACCACCAACACGGCTAACCGACAAACCGACATTGATCGCAGGGCGGATACCTGAGTTAAATAGACCTGATTCAAGGAAAATTTGTCCGTCTGTAATCGAAATAACATTTGTAGGGATATATGCTGAAACATCGCCTGCTTGTGTTTCAATGATAGGAAGCGCTGTTAGGCTACCAGCTCCTAGTGCATCGCTTAGCTTACTAGCTCTTTCAAGTAAGCGAGAGTGAAGATAAAAAACATCGCCCGGATAAGCTTCACGACCCGGTGGTCTTCTTAAAATCAATGACATTTCGCGGTAAGCAACAGCGTGTTTGCTTAAATCATCATAAATAATCAAAGCATGGCGTGAGTTATCTCTGAAATACTCGCCCATTGTGCAACCTGAATATGGAGCAAGGTATTGAAGAGCAGCCGCTTCACTAGCATTAGCTGCAACTACGATGGTATATTCCATAGCGCCGTATTCTTCTAGTTTTTTAACAACTTGTGCTACGGTTGATTGTTTTTGACCTACGGCAACATAGATACAGACGACATCTTGACCTTTTTGGTTGATAATAGTATCAACAGCAACCGTTGTTTTACCTGTTTGTCTATCGCCGATAATTAGCTCTCTTTGACCTCTACCGATTGGAACAAGGGCGTCGATTGCTTTAATACCTGTTTGAAGCGGCTCATGAACTGATTTTCTAGCCATAATGCCTTTTGCTTTTTCTTCAACGAATCTACTTTCACTCGCTTCAATTGGTCCTTTGCCGTCGATTGGCTCACCAAGTGCATTTACAACGCGTCCTATCATAGCGTCCCCAACAGGAACTCTTAGAAGTTTGCCAAGTCTTTTTGCACTACTTCCTTCAACGATACCGGCTGTTTCGCCTAAGATAACAACACCGACACTGCTTTCTTCAAGGTTAAGAGCAATACCTTTTACGCCGTTATCGAACTCAACCATTTCGTTAGCCATAACATTTTTTAAGCCATAAACGCTGGCAACACCGTCGGCAACAGATACAACTTTACCTGTTTCTTCGACATCTACGCTTAGATCAAAGCTTTCAATTCGTTCTTTAATTATGCTACTAATTTCGTCTGCTTTAATTTTCGCACTCACGCTTTACTCCTTTAAATTGCTTTTAATATATATTCGCTCATTTTATTTTTTAATCTATCAATAGAAAAACTAATCTCAAAACCCAAATCTTCAACATCGATTTTAACGCCGTTGTAGTTAGCAATAACCGGCTCTAATTTGATGTTTGCATTGAATTTTTTAGAAATTTGCGCTTCTAGCTCTTTAAGTTTTGATTTTTCAATCTCTTTTGAAGAGTAAATTTTTCCGTAAAATTCGTTGTTTGCAGCTGCGATATTGCTTCGCAATCCTTCAAAAATTTGCGGAATTAAATTTATTCGTCTATTTTTTGCCAAAAGCTTTATCAAATTTGAAATTTTCTCATCAGGTTTTTTTATAAAAGATAAAATCAAATCAACTTTTGCATTATCTTTTATAGCAGGAGAGTTGATAATATCGTTAAATTTCTCAGTTTCAAAAGCCAAAGATAGGGATTTGAAAATTTCCAAAACGCCTTTTAGCTCATCTTGTTTATAGCTTTCTATTAAAGCTTTAACATATTTTTTAGCGGTATTGTCTATCATTACACAGCCTTTTTATGAACTATGTCGATAAGTTCATTTTGATCTAAATTTATGCTATTTTTGTCAAAAATTTCTTCTAAAATTTCATTTACGACATCTTTTTTCGCTTTTCTAGTTTCAAATTCTTTTTGCTCTTCGAACGCTTTTTGAAGTTGTTTTATCTCAAATTCGGTAGCATTTTTAACTTTTTCTTCTGCAAAAATTGCCTCTTTTTTGGCTGTTTCTACCAAAGAATCACCTTGAATTTTAGCAGTTGCTACATCTTTTTTAGCCTGTTCTTTTCGCTCTTTTGATTCTTTTAATAAATTTTGATTTGCTTCAAGTCTAGAAGCTATCGAATTTATTCTATTTTCATAAGCAGCTTTTAAAGGACCTTTTAGCAAATAATACATTATCCCAAAAAAGATTAAAAAGTTTATCGTTCTCCAAACTATATCATAGTTTGTGCCATGTCCGTCTGCAAGAGCCAAAATCGGAAAAAGTGTTAAAAATATATATTTTTTCATTTTTTCTCCTTAAATCTTGGCAAGAGCGCTTTTAAGGCTACTCTTAAATTCCGGAATTTTATCTTGAAGATCTTTTTTAAGCTCAGTTTTTTCTTTACCAAGCTTTTTAACAAATTTGTCAAAATCGGCTTCTAATTCCGATTTTTTAGCCGCTATCACTACTTCGGAATCTTCTTTTGCTTTATCCAAAGATAGCTGTTTGATTTTAGCTGCTTGTGATCTTGCTTCATCTAGAATTTTTGTTATCTCGGCTCTATCAGAATCGACATCTAGCGCATTTTGCTTGGCTTCTTCGGCATCTTTTTGTATCATGGCTTCTCTGCTGTCCATAAAAGAAAGCAGTGGTTTATAAAGCATGATATTCAAAATGTAGACGAGCCCCAAAAATACGATAACAGTGAAGATCAGAGCAGGCAAACTAATTTCGAGCATTAACCCTCCTTATTAATTTTTACAAAATAAATTAATATTTTACAATATAAATTTAAAAATTTAGATTAAAAAATCAGTTTAACTTCTTAATAAATTCATCAATTTTTGAAATTTCATCAAATTCAACAGAAATTTTTCTATCTTTTATCTTTATTTTTCCAAATTTATCTAATTTTTCTTTCAATTCCAAAAGTTTTGGCTCAAAATTTTCAAATTTTTCAACCTTTTCTTTTGTCGATTTTTTATCTTTTTTATCTTTTATTTTTTTTACCAAATTCTCGGTTTCTCTAACGCTTAGTTTTTGCCCTGTTATCGTATTTAAAACCAAAATTTGATCTTTTTCATCAAGTCCTACTATAACCTTTGCATGACCTTGTGAAATTTTATCTTCGCTAATTGCGTTTTGAACTTCGCTAGTTAAGCTTAAAAGCCTTAAAGTATTAGTAATTTGCACACGCGATTTTTTGATGATTCCAGCCAATTCTTCTTGCGTGATTTTATATTCATCAATCAACTCTTTGTATGAATTTGCAAGTTCAATAGGATTTAAATTTTCTCTTTGTATATTTTCAATTAGCGCTAGTTCCCTTAAATTTTGTGAGCCAAAATCAGCAACTATGGCTTTGATATATTTTTCACCCAAAAGTTTTGTAGCACGAAATCTTCTCTCGCCGGCAATCAGCATATACTCATCATTTTTCGCAACAACGATTATAGGCTGGATAAGCCCGTGCCTAGCGATACTTTCGCTAAGCTCTTTTAAAGCATTTTCATCAAATTTTTTTCTTGGCTGATATGGATTTGGTTTGATTTTATCAATTTCGATTTCTAAAACTAAATCTTTTTTTCCGCTTTCTAACTCTTTTGCGTAAGCATTTTCAACATCATCTAAAATGGCACCAAGTCCCCGTCCTAACGCACTTTTTTTTACTTTTGCCATATTTACTCCATAATCGAATTTGCCAAATCCTGATACGCAACGCTTCCTGATGATTTTATATCATATAAAATCACAGGTTTGCCGTAACTTGGACATTCTGCAAGTTTTACATTTCTAGGAATTATAACAAAGCCGTTTTCATCTCTGTCACTTTTGAAAAGCTTATCTTCAAAATGCTCTTTAAGATTTGCTAAAACCTCTTTTGAAATATTATTTTTGCTATACATTGTAGGCAAAAATCCTCTAAATTTAAGATTTGGATTTATGCTTTTTTTCACGATTTTAACGGTATTTAAAACCAAACTTAGCCCTTCAAGTGCCAAAAATTCACACTGAACAGGTACAATAACACTATCACTTGCACTTAGTGCATTTACGGTGATATTTCCCAAAGTAGGTGGCGAATCAATAATGATATAATCATATTTTGAAGAAATTTTGGCAATTTTCCTTTTTAAAATCATTTTACTATCTTTGTCATTGTCGGCAAATTCTTGCTCAATGCCAACTAGACCGATATTTGACGGAACTAAATGAAGTTCAGGAATTTCCGTTTCGAGCGTGATTTCAGATATTGTTTTTCTACCAGTTAAAACATGATAGATATTGAATTCATAATCACTTCTACTAAAACCAAGCCCTGTTGTCGTATTTGACTGCGGATCAAGATCGATTAGTAAAACTTTTTTTCCGACAATAGCTAAACTTGCCGCCAAATTTATCGCAGTTGTCGTCTTGCCGACACCGCCTTTTTGATTAGCAATAGTTATTACTTCGCTCATCTTAAACTATACACCTTTTTGTTGTTTATTAGGATTGAACCGTCATCGCAAAGCACGGCATTTTCGAGAGATACTATCTCGCACCCATTGTGGGTGCCGAATTTTTGCGACAAAGGGAATTCTAGCGAAAACTTGCTAAAAATTTGCTTCCATGAAGGTTTTTTTTCTAACATTTCAAAAAAGCCGTAAATTAGGCTATTTCGCTCTACTTTTATATCTAAGATTCCAGCAAATTCGGGCGCGTGAGCTAAATTTAAACCCATACCGCAGACAAAAACATTTTTGATTTTTGTCGTGATTACACCGCCGATTTTTTTTTCACTCAAATAAAAGTCATTTGGCCATTTTAGCCAAATTTTTGAGCCTAAATTTGCCAAATACTCTTTCATCAAAAATGCAAAATAAATACTAGCCGAATTTGTCGGCAAATCGCTTGGCAAGGCACTTTCGCTCACGCAAAATGAAAAATATAGATTTCCGCTCACGCTCTCCCACGCATTTCCTCTGCTTCCAAGCCCTGCATTTTGTGAGTTTGCGACCAAACAATATGGCGGTTTGATAACGCCAAGCTTTAAATTTGAAATGATCCCAGTTTGGGTCGAATCGCAACTCTCAACAAATTCTATCGTCAATTTTCAGCCTTTTGCCGTTGATAAAATCATATGCATTTAGCGGTTTTTTGCCGACTTCTTGGATTTTTGTGATTTCTAATTCGCCACCACACACAGCAATGACAAAACTATTTTTATTTATCGCGACGATTTTTCCAAATTCGCTCTTGCTATGAATTTTATCGCTAAATTTAGCCACTTCCAAAAGTTTTGTGCCGTCATCTAAAAAAATGTTTGGCCAAAAATCAAAAGCCCTAAATTTACGCAAAATTTCATCAATATCGTCGCTAAATTTAATCAAACCAAACTCTTTTTTTATTTTAGAACATTTGGTTGAGAGTGCGTAAATTTGGGAAATCGGAGCTAAATTTTCATAATTTTTTAGAATTTTTACTATTAAATTTGAAGCGATTTTTGCCATTTGATCAAAAATTTCGCTCGATTTTAAATTTGCAATATCCAAAAACGAAAATCCGAGCATTTCGCCATCATCAAGCCCAGCACCCATTTTCATCGCCGTTACGCCGCTAAATTTTTCACCACACAAAATCGCACTTTGAATCGGACTTGCACCGCGGTATTTAGGCAGTATCGAAGCGTGTAAATTTATACAAGGCGCAATACCCAAAATATCACTAGGCAAAATTTGCCCGTATGCTGCAACTACGATAAAATCAGGCTTAAAAGCACAAATTTGCTCTTTTATGCCAACTTCTTTTAGCGAATTTGGCTGAAAAATAGGAATTTGCAAATTCTCATCAAGTAAAAATTGTTTCACGCTTGGTGGCGT contains the following coding sequences:
- a CDS encoding ExbD/TolR family protein produces the protein MFDYDEKPELNITPLVDIMLVLLAILMVATPAIIYEEKIQLPDGSKTQTSQTTKELMIVRITEDKQIHIDQSKMNFVEFADNLLLLANSGKYDKDKPVFIQADKKLLYDDVMFVLKTLKQTGYLKVALQTNG
- the atpC gene encoding ATP synthase F1 subunit epsilon, yielding MEKLFLEIVTPEGRVFSGEVKSVQLPGSEGELGVLPRHAALVTLLRSGVIEIVNLNDKKELVAINWGYLKVDEEKTTVLADGAVVVGGDSEGAIAKSLQKAKDLVASMSSETSAYAATIAKIDDHARQK
- the atpD gene encoding F0F1 ATP synthase subunit beta, whose translation is MKGIISQVMGPVVDVDFKDYLPQINEALEVKFDVEGDARRLVLEVAGHLGDNRVRTIAMDMSDGLTRGLEVVALGAPISVPVGEKVLGRIFNVTGDLIDEGEEENFETRWSIHRDPPSFENQSTKSEIFETGIKVVDLLAPYAKGGKVGLFGGAGVGKTVIIMELIHNVAFKHSGYSVFAGVGERTREGNDLYNEMKESGVLDKVALTYGQMNEPPGARNRIALTGLTMAEYFRDELGLDVLMFIDNIFRFSQSGSEMSALLGRIPSAVGYQPTLASEMGKLQERITSTKKGSITSVQAVYVPADDLTDPAPATVFAHLDATTVLNRAIAEKGIYPAVDPLDSTSRMLDPQIIGEEHYKVARGVQAVLQKYKDLQDIIAILGMDELSEEDKLVVERARKVEKYLSQPFFVAEVFTGSPGKYISLEETIAGFKGILEGKYDDLPENAFYMVGNIDEVVAKAEKMKA
- a CDS encoding tetratricopeptide repeat protein translates to MINKKFIVAALFGVATFLNAEVSVFDAGNVNSENPYGLTENEQFLLKNRQQADSIQMNLDDTKENVEGLRTVLEGTNAQISKLENRVADLEIRTSGKARGSSELDQMKKDIAWLKSQINEINKKLGNGGSVKKNSEVGAPAKTSNANSANSSSNSFKDKDLSAILKEADELFAKKDYANAKERYEFLVSKGHKPAKSSFMVGESLYFQGKYGEAINSYKKSISYNENGDYTPKLLYHTAISFDKIGDKDSGTKFYNALKASYPDSEEAKASPNRN
- a CDS encoding MotA/TolQ/ExbB proton channel family protein; protein product: MIDIILSYFSRSTFITIFVLSWLSFYFILTFTILISRFVGLSSWYKKEEKALESLLMGARISNTNSVLKKVASGKITKEKLAVSLSMSERDSTSGLTWLSIIASTSPFIGLFGTVVSILDTFSKMGAGNASIATIAPAISEALVATGAGIFVAIPAYTFHLLIKRKSYELMSIIRRTGDILLHITGDSVSNLKAETKSNV
- the tolB gene encoding Tol-Pal system protein TolB — encoded protein: MKKLFLIFIFCINLFAIDATMTLTNDGAMNLPKIVVQNASELPNSEFNNKFFKLMVGDLKVGAVFEVSDDYLESSYDGDYTTNLGISGAPALIVRYAVSAQGSPMNLKAKVLDASNGKVVYENEFSIANGETYPFLAHMAVSEIVKNLGYSNVDWMRQMILLSRYTSTKQSEILVADYTLTYQKVVVSGGLNIFPKWANKNQTEFFYTYYVNKNTPAIFKYNLSSGAKTKILTGQGMTIASDVSSDGRKLLITNAPKDQPDIFLYDLASGNMKQVTDYPGIDVNGNFVDNDSRVVFVSDRLGYPNIFAQSLGGGNVEQMVFQGKNNNSITTNGSYIAYSSRDGGGSFNIYMISTQTDLVRQLTADGKNMFPRFSHDGGTIMFIKSGSAVGIIRVNENRSFQFPLKIGQIQSLDW
- a CDS encoding TonB C-terminal domain-containing protein gives rise to the protein MRSSSYVGVKYDNFTSFLISLCIYFLAGFFLLFNAIRDHELALKYTDDPNAYMDIIVDWEIDDSAPKAPDLAKEVPVQPQVEEKPKEIEKTEEPKPEPLPESKPVETPIEEPKPVEEPKPEPKPNLNDLFADTTKDNKKLQESTEKKEEKQESGSKNAVQKDDKKSGKSQMTGQYNAYIGQINKILQQIWTSYNPKSNEVAKISLKIDRNGKVVEYEILELTYNSEYNQKLRDFVYSLESREFPKPPGNEILNITSITITPKK
- the atpG gene encoding ATP synthase F1 subunit gamma, translated to MANLKDIKLKIKSVKNTEKTTKAMKLVSNVKLKKAKDAAVQSSAYAIKINEVLSEIAAKISDNISDVQNSKIFDTKKEPKIVDIIFVTADKGLCGGFNIHTIKKIKSLIETYKSKGIKIRLRGVGKKGIEYFNFQGMELLEKHVGVSSSPTYEKAQNIIKSAVDSFLAGETDKVILVHNGYKNMISQEIRVSDVVPIEPPVVDEKHLANLGSAVEFEPDENAKALLDELVKKYLEYSMYYSLIDSLAAEHSARMNAMENATNNAKERVRQLNLEYNKARQSSITTELIEIISGVESMK
- a CDS encoding OmpA family protein, which translates into the protein MKHLVLTSVAVAALLLSGCSKKNPENMGDSSMGGDLASRIQSEVSNVYFDYDKFNIRADQQGSINNNAALFNQAGAEALTIKVEGNCDEWGSDQYNYALGLKRAKAAKDALVKQGVSADRISVVSYGESNLVCTSKTKECDAQNRRDEFKVGF